The following coding sequences are from one Pseudomonas oryzae window:
- the lpxK gene encoding tetraacyldisaccharide 4'-kinase: MRFAERLATAWYQGHPALALLRPLEILYRRIAGRRRAAYLSGSTPAWRAPLPVIVVGNITVGGTGKTPMILWLIEHCRRRGLRVGVVSRGYGAAPPSLPWRVRPGQSPGEAGDEPLMIVERSGVPLMIDPDRARAVRALLAEETLDLILSDDGLQHYRLARDLELVLIDGARGLGNRRCLPAGPLREPLERLAAVDACLVNGASADGAQGYAFNLRPAALVNLVSGERLPLDAFPPGQAVHAVAGIGNPQRFFATLEALHWRPVPHAFADHAAYSPDDLRFTPALPLLMTEKDAVKCRAFAADDWWYLAVDGVPSPAFVAWFDAQLERLLPR; the protein is encoded by the coding sequence ATGCGTTTCGCCGAGCGTCTCGCGACGGCCTGGTATCAGGGGCATCCGGCTCTCGCCCTGTTGCGTCCGCTGGAGATTCTGTACCGGCGGATCGCCGGCCGTCGGCGGGCTGCCTATCTTTCCGGTAGCACGCCGGCCTGGCGTGCGCCGCTGCCGGTGATCGTGGTCGGCAACATCACCGTCGGCGGCACCGGCAAGACCCCGATGATCCTCTGGCTGATCGAGCATTGCCGCCGCCGTGGCCTGCGCGTTGGCGTGGTCAGCCGTGGCTATGGCGCGGCGCCTCCCAGCCTGCCGTGGCGGGTCAGGCCGGGGCAGTCGCCCGGCGAGGCTGGCGACGAGCCGCTGATGATCGTCGAGCGCAGCGGCGTGCCGCTGATGATCGATCCCGATCGCGCTCGCGCGGTACGCGCCCTGCTCGCCGAGGAAACGCTGGATCTGATTCTCAGCGATGATGGTCTGCAGCACTATCGTCTGGCCCGCGATCTGGAGCTGGTGCTGATCGATGGCGCGCGTGGCCTCGGCAATCGCCGCTGCCTGCCCGCCGGACCGCTGCGCGAGCCGCTGGAGCGCCTGGCCGCGGTGGACGCTTGCCTGGTGAACGGGGCGAGTGCCGACGGCGCCCAGGGCTACGCCTTCAACCTGCGCCCGGCGGCGCTGGTCAATCTGGTCAGTGGCGAGCGCCTGCCTCTGGATGCCTTCCCGCCCGGTCAGGCAGTGCATGCCGTGGCCGGCATCGGCAATCCGCAGCGTTTCTTCGCAACCCTCGAGGCGCTACACTGGCGGCCGGTTCCGCATGCCTTTGCCGATCACGCGGCCTACAGTCCCGATGATCTGCGCTTCACTCCGGCCTTGCCGCTGCTGATGACCGAGAAGGATGCGGTGAAATGCCGGGCATTTGCCGCCGACGACTGGTGGTATCTGGCGGTCGATGGTGTGCCGTCACCGGCCTTCGTGGCCTGGTTCGACGCCCAGCTCGAGCGCCTGCTACCGCGCTGA
- the kdsB gene encoding 3-deoxy-manno-octulosonate cytidylyltransferase, with the protein MSMDFVVVIPARFASTRLPGKPLQDIAGKPMIQHVWQQARKSAASRVVVATDDVRIVEACQAFGAEVVLTAASHNSGTDRLAEVAGQLGLAGDAIVVNVQGDEPLIPPAIIDQVAANLAGHPEAGIATLAEPISDPAQLFNPNVVKVVADATGLALTFSRAPLPWARDAFAVQRDTLPAGVPFRRHIGIYAYRAGFLHDFVAWGPCWLEDTESLEQLRALWHGVRIHVADALEAPPTGVDTPDDLQRVRQLLGA; encoded by the coding sequence ATGAGCATGGACTTCGTCGTCGTCATCCCGGCCCGTTTTGCTTCCACCCGGCTGCCCGGCAAGCCGCTGCAGGACATCGCCGGCAAGCCGATGATCCAGCACGTCTGGCAGCAGGCCCGCAAGAGTGCCGCCAGCCGCGTGGTGGTCGCCACCGACGATGTCCGCATCGTCGAGGCCTGCCAGGCGTTCGGTGCCGAGGTGGTACTGACTGCGGCCTCCCACAACTCGGGTACCGATCGCCTGGCCGAGGTGGCCGGGCAGCTCGGCCTGGCCGGCGATGCCATCGTGGTCAACGTGCAGGGCGACGAGCCGCTGATCCCGCCGGCGATCATCGACCAGGTGGCCGCCAACCTGGCTGGCCATCCCGAGGCCGGAATCGCCACCCTGGCCGAGCCGATCAGCGATCCCGCCCAGCTGTTCAATCCCAACGTGGTCAAGGTGGTCGCCGATGCCACCGGCCTGGCGCTGACCTTCAGCCGGGCGCCACTGCCCTGGGCGCGCGACGCCTTCGCCGTGCAGCGCGACACGTTGCCCGCAGGCGTGCCGTTCCGTCGCCACATCGGCATCTACGCCTACCGCGCCGGTTTCCTCCACGACTTCGTCGCCTGGGGTCCGTGCTGGCTGGAGGATACCGAGTCTCTCGAGCAGCTGCGCGCGCTCTGGCATGGCGTGCGCATCCATGTAGCCGACGCCCTCGAGGCGCCGCCGACCGGGGTCGATACCCCTGACGACCTGCAGCGCGTTCGCCAGCTGCTCGGAGCCTGA
- the murB gene encoding UDP-N-acetylmuramate dehydrogenase, translated as MTLFVREQQSLQPYNTFGVAVNARWYAEASNVDEVREALRLAQERQVELLVIGGGSNLLLTADQDAFVLRMVSQGRRLLGEKDGQALVEAEAGEPWHPFVQWTLEQGLAGLENLSLIPGTVGAAPMQNIGAYGVEVKDALHSLLALDRQTGELREFRADECGFAYRDSRFKRESGRWVILRVRFALAHEAELHLGYGPVRQRLLDEGIERPTPRDVSRIICAIRAERLPDPAVLGNAGSFFKNPVVSGACAERLRRQWPDLVSYPAGEGEVKLAAGWLIERAGWKGHRDGDAGVHALQALVLVNHGKASGGELLALARRIQADIRARFGVELEIEPVIR; from the coding sequence GTGACCCTGTTCGTCCGTGAGCAGCAGTCGCTGCAGCCCTACAACACCTTCGGGGTGGCGGTTAATGCCCGCTGGTATGCCGAGGCCAGCAACGTCGACGAGGTGCGCGAGGCCCTGCGCCTGGCGCAGGAGCGCCAGGTCGAGCTGCTGGTCATCGGTGGTGGCAGCAACCTGCTGCTCACCGCCGACCAGGATGCCTTCGTCCTGCGCATGGTCAGCCAGGGGCGGCGTCTGCTGGGCGAGAAGGATGGGCAGGCGCTGGTCGAGGCCGAGGCCGGCGAGCCCTGGCATCCCTTCGTGCAGTGGACCCTGGAGCAGGGGCTGGCCGGGCTGGAAAACCTCAGCCTGATCCCCGGCACCGTGGGAGCTGCACCGATGCAGAACATCGGCGCCTACGGCGTGGAGGTGAAGGATGCGCTACACAGTCTGCTGGCCCTCGACCGGCAGACTGGCGAGTTGCGGGAGTTCCGTGCCGACGAGTGCGGCTTCGCCTATCGCGACAGCCGTTTCAAGCGCGAGAGCGGCCGCTGGGTGATCCTGCGGGTACGCTTCGCCCTCGCGCACGAGGCAGAGCTGCACCTTGGCTATGGTCCGGTGCGCCAGCGTCTGCTGGATGAGGGGATAGAGCGGCCGACCCCGCGGGACGTGAGCAGGATCATCTGTGCCATCCGTGCCGAGAGGTTGCCGGATCCCGCGGTGCTGGGCAATGCCGGCAGTTTCTTCAAGAATCCCGTGGTGAGTGGTGCTTGTGCCGAGCGCTTGCGCCGGCAATGGCCGGACCTGGTCAGTTACCCTGCGGGGGAGGGCGAGGTCAAGCTGGCGGCGGGCTGGCTGATCGAGCGTGCGGGGTGGAAGGGTCATCGCGATGGCGATGCCGGGGTCCATGCGCTGCAGGCGTTGGTGCTGGTCAATCACGGCAAGGCCAGTGGTGGCGAGTTGCTGGCGCTGGCCCGGCGCATCCAGGCCGACATCCGGGCGCGCTTCGGTGTCGAGCTGGAGATCGAGCCGGTCATTCGCTGA
- the rluC gene encoding 23S rRNA pseudouridine(955/2504/2580) synthase RluC, with translation MTTPSQISTGVQLLEVQPELAGQRIDNFLRTQLKGVPKTLIYRILRKGEVRVNKGRIKPEYKLQAGDVVRVPPLRVAERDEPEPLAQGLLQRLEAAIVYEDKALIVLNKPAGIAVHGGSGLSYGVIEAFRQLRPEAKDIELVHRLDRDTSGLLMIAKKRSMLRHLHEALRGDGVDKRYLALVRGSWPTSKKKVSAPLLKNNLRSGERMVEVNAEGKDALTEFRVVRRFGEFATLVEASPITGRTHQIRVHAKHAGHPIAGDSKYGDDDFTREIRELGGKRLFLHAHALRVTLPDGQQLALEAPVDEVWAQTLERLDA, from the coding sequence ATGACAACTCCCTCGCAAATCTCCACTGGCGTCCAGCTGCTCGAAGTGCAGCCGGAACTCGCCGGACAACGCATCGACAACTTCCTCCGGACGCAGTTGAAAGGTGTGCCCAAGACCCTGATCTACCGCATCCTGCGCAAGGGCGAGGTGCGGGTGAACAAGGGGCGGATCAAGCCCGAATACAAGCTGCAGGCCGGCGATGTGGTGCGCGTGCCGCCGTTGCGCGTCGCCGAGCGCGACGAGCCCGAGCCGCTGGCCCAGGGGCTGCTGCAGCGTCTGGAGGCGGCCATCGTCTACGAGGACAAGGCGCTGATCGTGCTCAACAAGCCGGCCGGTATCGCCGTGCATGGCGGCAGCGGCCTCAGTTATGGCGTCATCGAGGCGTTTCGTCAGTTGCGCCCGGAGGCCAAGGATATCGAGCTGGTGCACCGCCTCGATCGCGATACCTCGGGTCTGCTGATGATCGCCAAGAAGCGCAGCATGCTGCGTCACCTGCACGAGGCGCTGCGCGGCGACGGGGTCGACAAGCGCTACCTGGCGCTGGTGCGCGGCAGCTGGCCGACCTCGAAGAAGAAGGTCAGTGCGCCGCTGCTGAAGAACAACCTGCGCTCCGGCGAGCGGATGGTCGAGGTCAATGCCGAGGGCAAGGACGCGCTGACCGAGTTTCGCGTGGTGCGCCGCTTCGGCGAGTTCGCCACCCTGGTCGAGGCCAGTCCGATCACCGGGCGTACCCATCAGATCCGTGTGCACGCCAAGCATGCCGGCCATCCGATCGCCGGCGACAGCAAGTACGGCGACGACGATTTCACTCGCGAGATCCGCGAGCTGGGCGGCAAGCGTCTGTTCCTGCATGCTCATGCGCTGCGCGTGACCCTGCCCGATGGCCAGCAGCTGGCGCTGGAGGCGCCGGTGGACGAAGTGTGGGCGCAGACTCTGGAACGCCTCGATGCCTGA
- a CDS encoding low molecular weight protein-tyrosine-phosphatase, translating to MRVLFVCLGNICRSPTAEGVMRHKLQLAGLAGRVLVDSAGTGAWHVGKAPDPRTRAVAEQRGYLLHDLRARQVCGEDFARFDLILAMDHDNLRELRRLRPADGVAELDLFLRRGGLAEHEVPDPYYGGADGFERVLDMVELACDRLIEQIREAL from the coding sequence GTGCGCGTGCTGTTCGTCTGCCTGGGCAACATCTGTCGTTCGCCCACCGCCGAAGGCGTGATGCGCCACAAGCTCCAGCTGGCCGGCCTCGCCGGTCGTGTGCTGGTGGACTCTGCCGGTACCGGTGCCTGGCACGTCGGGAAGGCGCCCGATCCCCGCACGCGTGCGGTCGCCGAGCAGCGCGGTTACCTGCTCCACGACCTGCGCGCACGTCAGGTATGCGGCGAAGACTTCGCGCGTTTCGATCTGATCCTGGCCATGGATCACGACAACCTGCGCGAGCTGCGGCGCTTGCGCCCCGCCGATGGCGTAGCGGAGCTTGACCTGTTCCTGCGCCGTGGCGGCCTGGCCGAGCACGAAGTGCCCGACCCCTACTATGGCGGCGCCGACGGTTTCGAGCGGGTACTCGACATGGTCGAGCTGGCCTGCGATCGGCTGATCGAGCAGATCCGGGAGGCACTGTGA
- the rpmF gene encoding 50S ribosomal protein L32 encodes MAVQQNKKSRSARDMRRSHDALEANALSVEKSTGEVHLRHHVSPDGFYRGRKVVDKGADE; translated from the coding sequence ATGGCTGTTCAACAGAACAAAAAGTCTCGTTCCGCTCGCGACATGCGTCGTTCCCACGATGCGCTCGAGGCCAACGCACTGTCCGTCGAGAAGAGCACCGGTGAAGTCCACCTGCGCCACCACGTGAGCCCGGATGGCTTCTACCGTGGTCGCAAGGTGGTCGACAAGGGCGCTGACGAGTAA
- a CDS encoding HAD-IA family hydrolase — MPDYGLLVFDWDGTLVDSIARIVESMRVAADECVLPQLDEITIRGIIGLGLPEAIRSLYPDLEDEARVATFRRVYSDHYLLLERTPSPLFDGVRESLLAFRAQGYRLAVATGKSRRGLERVLAGHGWQDFFDITRCADETASKPDPRMLREILEHCGVAAQRALMVGDSPFDLQMAHNAGMTAVAVGYGAQPLAVLREYRPHLAIDSFDGLVRWLDGGA; from the coding sequence ATGCCTGATTACGGGCTGCTGGTATTCGATTGGGATGGCACTCTGGTCGACTCGATCGCGCGCATCGTCGAGTCGATGCGTGTGGCTGCCGACGAGTGCGTGCTGCCGCAGCTGGACGAGATCACCATTCGCGGGATCATCGGTCTTGGCTTGCCGGAGGCGATCCGCAGTCTCTATCCCGATCTCGAGGACGAAGCGCGGGTCGCCACCTTTCGGCGGGTCTACAGTGATCATTATCTGCTGCTGGAGCGTACGCCGTCGCCGCTGTTCGACGGCGTGCGCGAGTCGCTGCTGGCGTTTCGTGCGCAGGGCTACCGCCTGGCGGTGGCTACTGGCAAGAGTCGGCGCGGCCTGGAGCGCGTGCTGGCCGGGCATGGCTGGCAGGATTTCTTCGATATCACCCGCTGCGCCGATGAAACCGCCAGCAAGCCCGATCCGCGCATGCTGCGCGAGATCCTCGAGCATTGTGGGGTGGCGGCGCAGCGCGCGCTGATGGTGGGGGATTCGCCCTTCGATCTGCAGATGGCGCACAATGCCGGCATGACCGCGGTGGCGGTGGGATATGGTGCGCAGCCACTGGCGGTGCTGCGGGAGTATCGTCCGCATCTGGCCATCGACAGTTTTGATGGGCTTGTCCGCTGGCTGGATGGTGGTGCGTAA
- the rne gene encoding ribonuclease E, which translates to MKRMLINATQPEELRVALVDGQRLFDLDIESGARQQKKANIYKGRITRVEPSLEAAFVDFGAERHGFLPLKEISREYFTKSPEGRVNIKDVLREGQEVIVQVEKEERGNKGAALTTFISLAGRYLVLMPNNPRAGGISRRIEGEERNELREALNGLNAPADMGLIVRTAGLGRSSEELQWDLDYLIQLWTAIKEASQDRAAPFLIYQESNVIIRAIRDYLRQDIGEVLIDSIEAQEEALSFIQQVMPQYASKVKLYQDSVPLFNRFQIESQIETAFQREVKLPSGGSIVIDPTEALVSIDINSARATKGGDIEETALQTNLEAAEEIARQLRLRDIGGLIVIDFIDMTPAKNQRAVEDRVRECLEADRARVQVGRISRFGLLEMSRQRLRPSLGETSGVVCPRCNGQGIIRDVESLSLAILRLIEEEALKDRTAEVRAQVPIPVAAFLLNEKRNAITKIELRTRARIVILPNDHLETPHFEVQRLRDDSPETLVGQSSYEMTPSEVEEVQPVAATRTLVRQEAAVKTVTHERPAPQVVEAPAAPAPIAHPTPEPSLFKGLIRSLVGLFAGKQEAKPATAEQPAASEQTERGEERRNGRQQNRRREGERAERGERKPREERKPREERQPREERQPREERKPREERQPREERQPREERQPREERQPREERQPREERQPREERQPREERQPREERQPREERQPREERQPREERQPREERQPREERQPREERQPREERQPQEERPVAEAEENRSVEAIEPAEERREERAERKPRSERPPREPRTEIAEELPAAGEESEGSDEEEQLEGAEGERPRRRSRGQRRRSNRRERQREAGVEETFAEEGASTEGQTAEHAIVAAGAAAAAAIAVEVQAEQPADAAAAAEAGEAVAAAAVAEPQPEQGALQAPEAVEVAAVAESTGATEAPATEPTAPAGARAANDPRERRRRQEAERRAREAAAAAAAAGEITVSEEQASPAASEAVVADEPQNSEAPAVEAQQAEIPSESGASSEEAPAEAMTQPEATTSEAEQATGEAISEAQPRQAEEERKPQA; encoded by the coding sequence ATGAAAAGAATGCTGATCAACGCAACTCAGCCCGAAGAGTTGCGTGTTGCTCTGGTCGACGGCCAACGCCTGTTCGACCTCGACATCGAATCGGGTGCTCGCCAGCAGAAGAAGGCCAACATCTACAAGGGGCGCATCACCCGCGTCGAGCCCAGCCTCGAGGCCGCCTTCGTCGACTTCGGCGCCGAACGCCACGGCTTCCTGCCGCTCAAGGAAATCTCCCGCGAATACTTCACCAAGAGCCCCGAAGGCCGCGTCAACATCAAGGACGTGCTGCGCGAAGGCCAGGAAGTCATCGTCCAGGTCGAGAAGGAAGAGCGCGGCAACAAGGGCGCAGCCCTGACCACCTTCATCAGCCTGGCCGGCCGCTACCTGGTGCTGATGCCCAACAACCCGCGCGCCGGCGGCATCTCTCGCCGCATCGAGGGCGAGGAGCGCAACGAGCTGCGCGAAGCCCTCAACGGCCTCAACGCGCCGGCCGACATGGGCCTGATCGTGCGCACCGCCGGCCTCGGCCGCTCCAGCGAGGAGCTGCAGTGGGACCTGGACTACCTGATCCAGCTGTGGACCGCGATCAAGGAAGCTTCACAGGATCGCGCCGCACCCTTCCTGATCTACCAGGAAAGCAACGTCATCATCCGCGCCATCCGCGACTACCTGCGCCAGGACATCGGCGAGGTGCTGATCGACAGCATCGAGGCCCAGGAGGAAGCGCTAAGCTTCATCCAGCAGGTGATGCCGCAGTACGCCAGCAAGGTCAAGCTGTACCAGGACAGCGTGCCGCTGTTCAACCGCTTCCAGATCGAGAGCCAGATCGAGACCGCCTTCCAGCGTGAAGTGAAGCTGCCGTCCGGTGGCTCGATCGTCATCGACCCGACCGAGGCGCTGGTGTCCATCGACATCAACTCGGCGCGCGCCACCAAGGGCGGCGACATCGAGGAAACCGCCCTGCAGACCAACCTGGAAGCGGCCGAGGAAATCGCCCGCCAGCTGCGCCTGCGCGACATCGGCGGCCTGATCGTCATCGACTTCATCGACATGACCCCGGCGAAGAACCAGCGCGCCGTCGAGGACCGCGTCCGCGAGTGCCTGGAAGCCGACCGCGCCCGCGTCCAGGTCGGTCGCATCTCGCGCTTTGGCCTGCTGGAGATGTCCCGCCAGCGCCTGCGCCCGTCGCTGGGCGAAACCAGCGGCGTGGTCTGCCCGCGCTGCAATGGCCAGGGCATCATCCGCGATGTCGAGTCGCTGTCGCTGGCCATCCTGCGCCTGATCGAGGAAGAAGCCCTCAAGGACCGTACCGCCGAAGTGCGCGCCCAGGTACCGATCCCGGTGGCCGCCTTCCTGCTCAACGAGAAGCGCAACGCCATCACCAAGATCGAGCTGCGCACCCGTGCGCGCATCGTCATCCTGCCGAACGATCACCTCGAGACTCCGCACTTCGAAGTGCAGCGCCTGCGTGACGACAGCCCGGAAACCCTGGTCGGTCAGTCCAGCTACGAGATGACCCCGAGCGAAGTCGAGGAAGTCCAGCCGGTGGCAGCCACCCGCACCCTGGTGCGTCAGGAAGCCGCAGTGAAGACCGTGACCCACGAGCGTCCGGCTCCGCAGGTGGTAGAAGCTCCCGCCGCCCCGGCACCGATCGCCCACCCCACCCCCGAGCCGAGCCTGTTCAAGGGCCTGATCCGCTCCCTGGTGGGCCTGTTTGCCGGCAAGCAGGAAGCCAAACCTGCCACCGCCGAGCAGCCGGCCGCCAGCGAGCAGACCGAGCGCGGCGAGGAGCGCCGCAACGGTCGCCAGCAGAATCGCCGCCGCGAGGGCGAGCGCGCCGAACGCGGCGAGCGCAAGCCGCGCGAGGAGCGCAAGCCCCGCGAGGAACGCCAACCGCGCGAGGAGCGTCAGCCCCGCGAGGAGCGCAAACCGCGTGAAGAGCGTCAGCCCCGCGAGGAGCGCCAGCCGCGTGAAGAGCGTCAGCCCCGCGAGGAACGCCAGCCACGTGAAGAGCGTCAGCCCCGCGAGGAACGCCAGCCGCGTGAAGAGCGTCAGCCCCGCGAGGAACGCCAGCCGCGTGAAGAGCGTCAGCCCCGCGAGGAACGCCAGCCGCGTGAAGAGCGTCAGCCCCGCGAGGAACGCCAGCCGCGTGAAGAGCGTCAGCCCCGCGAGGAGCGCCAGCCGCGTGAAGAGCGTCAGCCCCGCGAGGAGCGCCAGCCGCAGGAAGAGCGCCCGGTCGCCGAGGCCGAGGAAAATCGCAGCGTAGAAGCCATCGAACCGGCTGAAGAGCGTCGCGAGGAACGCGCCGAGCGCAAGCCGCGCAGCGAGCGTCCGCCGCGCGAGCCCCGCACCGAGATTGCCGAGGAGCTGCCGGCAGCCGGCGAGGAAAGCGAAGGTAGCGACGAAGAAGAGCAACTGGAAGGCGCCGAGGGTGAACGCCCCCGCCGTCGTTCGCGCGGCCAACGCCGCCGCAGCAACCGCCGCGAGCGCCAGCGTGAAGCCGGCGTGGAGGAAACCTTTGCCGAGGAAGGCGCAAGCACCGAAGGCCAGACCGCGGAGCACGCGATCGTAGCCGCCGGCGCAGCAGCCGCCGCCGCCATTGCCGTCGAAGTGCAGGCCGAACAGCCCGCCGACGCAGCAGCTGCAGCCGAGGCAGGCGAAGCTGTTGCTGCAGCGGCCGTGGCCGAGCCCCAACCCGAACAGGGCGCCCTCCAGGCACCTGAAGCGGTTGAGGTCGCGGCTGTAGCCGAGAGCACCGGCGCAACCGAAGCACCGGCAACCGAGCCGACCGCACCGGCCGGCGCGCGCGCCGCCAACGACCCACGCGAGCGTCGCCGCCGCCAGGAAGCCGAGCGCCGCGCTCGTGAAGCAGCAGCCGCCGCGGCTGCCGCCGGCGAAATCACTGTCAGCGAGGAGCAGGCCAGCCCCGCCGCCAGCGAAGCGGTGGTCGCCGACGAGCCGCAGAACAGCGAGGCTCCGGCCGTCGAGGCTCAGCAAGCCGAGATCCCGAGCGAGAGCGGCGCCAGCAGCGAGGAAGCTCCCGCCGAGGCCATGACCCAGCCTGAAGCGACCACCAGCGAGGCCGAACAGGCAACCGGCGAAGCCATCAGCGAAGCCCAGCCGCGCCAGGCCGAGGAAGAGCGCAAGCCCCAGGCCTGA
- a CDS encoding YceD family protein, with translation MLKGPIPPHVDPRKLADRGATLEGEWPMAQFSRLCEQLVSDAGTVHARLEFGRDEQGVIVMRGELEVEVQMVCQRCLEPATLPVHSRFVYAVLREGASADSLPKSYDALEVGEEPLDLIELVEDELLLALPIVPAHEPDACQPPGGFAAAPEPSVNEVSRSNPFDVLAQLKRDPNV, from the coding sequence ATGTTGAAAGGGCCGATTCCACCTCACGTCGATCCGCGAAAACTGGCCGATCGTGGCGCCACCCTCGAGGGTGAGTGGCCCATGGCCCAGTTTTCGCGGCTGTGCGAGCAGTTGGTCAGCGATGCCGGCACCGTCCATGCTCGTCTCGAGTTCGGTCGTGACGAGCAGGGGGTGATCGTCATGCGCGGCGAACTCGAGGTCGAGGTGCAGATGGTGTGCCAGCGTTGTCTGGAGCCGGCGACCCTTCCGGTGCACAGCAGGTTCGTCTATGCCGTGCTACGGGAAGGCGCCTCGGCGGATTCCCTGCCGAAAAGCTACGACGCGCTGGAAGTGGGTGAGGAGCCGCTCGACCTGATCGAACTGGTCGAAGACGAGTTGCTGCTTGCGCTTCCCATTGTACCGGCCCACGAACCCGATGCATGCCAGCCTCCGGGCGGCTTTGCAGCAGCACCAGAACCGAGCGTCAACGAGGTTTCGCGGTCCAACCCGTTCGATGTACTGGCGCAGTTGAAACGTGACCCAAACGTTTAG
- a CDS encoding S49 family peptidase yields the protein MQQDEWKAAAPSDEKTWKLLEKAVLAGVVEQRRARRWGIFFKSLAFLYVFVALFLFSPWAKLDKAAALKPHTAVIEVRGVIADEERASADSIIGSLRSAFEDKNTRAVVLRINSPGGSPVQSGYIYDEIRRLRSKYPEIKLYAVITDLGASGAYYIASAADAIYADKASLVGSIGVTASGFGFVDVMGKVGVERRVYTAGEHKTFLDPFMPQKEDETRFWGTVLETTHKQFIASVKQGRGDRLKDKEHPELFSGLVWSGEQALELGLIDGLGSTSHVAREVVGEENLVDFTERESPIDRFAKKFGVGVAEQLSLWMGLRGPALR from the coding sequence ATGCAACAGGATGAGTGGAAGGCTGCCGCGCCTTCGGATGAGAAGACCTGGAAGCTGCTGGAGAAGGCGGTGCTCGCCGGTGTGGTCGAGCAGCGTCGTGCGCGGCGCTGGGGGATCTTCTTCAAGAGTCTGGCCTTTCTCTATGTCTTCGTCGCGCTGTTCCTGTTTTCTCCCTGGGCCAAGCTGGACAAGGCGGCGGCCCTGAAGCCGCACACCGCAGTGATCGAGGTGCGCGGCGTGATCGCCGACGAGGAGCGTGCCAGTGCCGACAGTATCATCGGCAGCCTGCGCTCGGCGTTCGAGGACAAGAACACGCGTGCGGTGGTGCTGCGCATCAACAGTCCGGGCGGCAGTCCGGTGCAGTCCGGCTACATCTATGACGAGATCCGCCGCCTGCGCAGCAAGTATCCGGAGATCAAGCTGTACGCCGTGATCACCGATCTCGGTGCCTCCGGTGCCTACTACATCGCCAGTGCGGCTGATGCCATCTACGCCGACAAGGCCAGTCTGGTTGGTTCGATCGGTGTGACCGCTTCGGGCTTCGGCTTCGTCGACGTGATGGGCAAGGTGGGTGTGGAGCGGCGCGTGTATACCGCCGGCGAGCACAAGACCTTCCTGGATCCGTTCATGCCGCAGAAGGAGGATGAAACGCGCTTCTGGGGTACGGTGCTGGAGACCACCCACAAGCAGTTCATCGCCAGCGTCAAGCAGGGTCGTGGCGACCGCCTGAAGGACAAGGAGCATCCGGAGCTGTTTTCCGGGCTGGTCTGGTCGGGCGAGCAGGCGCTCGAACTCGGCTTGATCGATGGTCTGGGTAGCACCAGTCATGTGGCGCGCGAGGTGGTTGGTGAGGAGAATCTGGTCGATTTCACCGAGAGGGAATCGCCGATCGATCGCTTCGCCAAGAAGTTCGGTGTCGGCGTGGCCGAGCAGCTGTCGCTGTGGATGGGCTTGCGCGGCCCGGCCTTGCGCTGA
- a CDS encoding Maf family protein encodes MLPLLLASSSAYRRALLERLQLPFACQSPDVDETALPGESAERLVCRLAEAKARILAAHHPNHLIIGSDQVAALGPHILGKPHTFERAREQLRAASGNSVTFHTGLCLHNSQSGHTQTACVPFTVHFRPLDDARIERYLHREQPYDCAGSFKSEGLGISLFRSTSGEDATSLIGLPLIRLVDMLLAEGVQIP; translated from the coding sequence ATGCTTCCCCTGCTTCTCGCCTCCAGCTCAGCCTATCGCCGCGCCCTGCTCGAACGCCTGCAACTGCCCTTTGCCTGCCAGTCGCCGGACGTCGATGAAACCGCGCTACCCGGGGAGAGCGCCGAACGCCTGGTCTGCCGCCTGGCCGAAGCCAAGGCCCGCATCCTCGCCGCACACCACCCCAACCATCTGATCATCGGCTCCGACCAGGTCGCCGCACTCGGCCCGCACATCCTCGGCAAACCGCACACCTTCGAGCGCGCCCGCGAGCAACTGCGCGCCGCCAGCGGCAACAGCGTGACCTTCCATACCGGCCTGTGCCTGCACAACTCGCAAAGCGGTCACACACAAACCGCCTGCGTGCCGTTCACCGTGCACTTCCGCCCGCTCGACGATGCGCGCATCGAACGCTACCTGCACCGCGAACAACCCTACGACTGCGCCGGCAGCTTCAAGTCGGAAGGCCTCGGCATCAGCCTGTTCCGCAGCACCTCCGGCGAGGACGCCACCAGCCTGATCGGCCTGCCCCTGATCCGCCTTGTGGACATGCTGCTCGCCGAGGGCGTGCAGATCCCCTGA
- a CDS encoding Trm112 family protein — MDPKLLDILACPLCKGPLKLSDDKAELICKNDALAFPVRDGIPVMLEGEARTLTVDERLDK; from the coding sequence ATGGACCCGAAACTCCTCGATATTCTCGCCTGCCCGCTGTGCAAGGGGCCCCTCAAGCTCAGCGACGACAAGGCCGAGCTGATCTGCAAGAACGATGCTCTGGCCTTCCCGGTGCGCGACGGCATTCCGGTGATGCTGGAGGGCGAGGCCCGTACCCTGACCGTCGACGAGCGCCTGGACAAATGA